The Equus przewalskii isolate Varuska chromosome 4, EquPr2, whole genome shotgun sequence region AAGGACAACATGGTGACCCGGGGGCACCCAGGGCAAAAGGCCAGGGAACTGGGAAGATGCCCTCCTTCTGCTCCCTCCAGCCACAAGTGGCCTTCCCCAGCCACTTGGGTCCCTGACCCAGGGAGGAGGGCagtgcttcattcattcattcattcattcattcattcaggaaacacTGAGTACATTctagtgccaggcactgtttgagGCCCTGAAGAATCAATAGACCACACCCTCCCGGAGCTGGCATTCCCCATCTTATTGCCTTCAGGCAAGTAGAGGAAACAGCCATTTGTCTGACTGCAGGACCTGTCCTGGGATGCACAGTGGCTGCACAGTGCCCTACATCTCTTGTTCCTGAGCCCCAGGAACAAGATGCCCCTTAGACATCCCTTCTCCCAGGCTCACAGGCTAGTGGCTTCTAATTggttcttcctttcccttccaaaGCATTTTTACTGATGGTttctaacaaaataaaagatgaagtGGAGCTTAAAAGGGTGGGCGATGCACAGTGAACAATGGGTCCCTGGAGGAAAATAGCCCGCCGTGAGGCTGTACTCCCAGGGGGCTGTGGAATTACAGGAAGTGGAgctccacccacccctccccaacaTACCTGAGAACCCCAGAGCCCAGGGATGCAGCAAAGACCCCACGAGCTGCAGACAGCCTGAGGCTGGGGCCCCACTATGGGTGGTCTAGGCAGCCTTCTGCCTTAAGCAGACCCTGCCCAAGAACTTGATCCAGCCCAACAGTGCACTCCAGGGTCACAGACACAGCTACGGTTTATAGCTCATACGTTACTCATATGTTGGGCGGAGCATGACCCCCCAGACTGGCAGGGGGAGTGGGCTGTCACCCGGCCAAGGGAAAGGAGGGCCAGAGCAGCCTGGGAATGGGAGTCAGAGAGAGTCTCCATGCTGGACTCCCACACTGGGCTGCATGGCCCATTCACAgcacccctgcctgcctctgaggCCCACCAAGGCCAAGGTGTGAGCCCAGGGACCCTACCTGGCAGCAGGTGACTGACTGAGGGGCCTGGCATGGTGAAACGACAGTGTCACACCTGACACAAAGCCTAGAGTCCATGAGCAAAagttcctctccttcccctccccatgcCCACCAACAAGGGCCCTGACTCACTGGcctgacccccagcccctccccgagGCTCTCCCGGCCCCCACCACTGTACTGGGACAGAGTGGTGCAAATCAGGGCTGAGCTCCTAGGATGAAGATGCTCCAAGGACGAGGGCGGACTGTAATAAGGAGGAGACAGCGCCCTAGTGGGGACCCGGCCcaacacccccagccccagcatgCCAGGTGCCCCAGGCTCCATCTCCACCTTTCCTTCTCACCACCAGCCCCACGGTGGCCTCTGCCTGTGTCTGTCTCCTACCCCGGGCTGAGATCCCGAGGGTTTCTGCTTGCCTCCGGAGGCCATGAGCTGACTCCGAATCCAGGGAATCCCCCCAGCCAGCCCCCCCACCTCACACTCACAAACATCACCTCACCAGGAAAGGCTGTATGTGAACTCCCAAACCACAAACAGATGCGTGCTCACActcatgtgtacacacatgtgaCACGTATGTTCACGTGTGGCAGATCCTGTCACCCTTCCTGCCTGGCCTGCCTCTCTCTGTCACTCCTCTCTACCTCTGACCCTGGTGTCTCACCCTTCTCCCCATCTCTATGTTCCATGTAcggccccctcccccagacaCAGTGCACACAAGCCCCTCCCTGGTCACACCTGGTGGGAGGGGAGCCAGGACCCTGGTGCAGAAGGGCCTGGACATGGGGAGACTCTATCCATTCTCTCCTACCTGCTGGGGCACAGTGAGAACCCTCCAGGCTGCTCAGAGACCTGGGCCTCTCCTCCCAGTGCCCACCCCCGCCCAGGCATGGGCAGTGAGAAGGGCTGCATTTGACTTTAAAGCAAGGCTAACAAACCCACCCCAAGGGGTCAGGGGTTTGGGGTTAAGTGGGAAACCAAGGCCTTTGGCAGCACCTCAGTAGAGCTGGCCACTGCCCATCGGCTCCTCCTGCTGGCTGGCAGCTGCCCTGCCACGGCCACCACATGGCCACTCCTCAGGAAAACTGTGTGTCCTCACAAGGCCAgcagcatgcacacacacacacatgcacacacgcacatgcacacacatgtggcACCACCCTTCACTGGCTGCAGGACGTCCGTTCCGTCTTGTTCCTCCAGGAATGGGAATGAGCCATCCAGATACTTCTACCCTCTTCAGGCAGTTCCTCTGTGATCAAGGATGGGAGGTGACCAAGCCATTGAGGCGATCAAGGTGAGCCCATCGGCAGCAGACACCAGGGAGCTCCGCGCCGGGCCGGGAAAGCCAGCGCAACCAGAGACGGATCAGTGTGTGGCCCAGTGATGTGGGGTCTGTGTGAGCCTGGGTTAAGGTCACGATAAGGCCCAGTCACGGGGCAGGGGGTATGGGCCAGGACTTAAGCCAATACAGCCCCAGGTTAGGGTCAGTGTGGGCTGGGCCCACAAACTGTGTAAGGGGACAAGAGGATGGGGGATTAGCCGTCAGTTTGGGGGCACCTTTGGGAGCCAGAATGCCACCCAGGCAACAGGGCCCTGAGGGGCTGGCCACAGGCCTGGCACCCCATTAGAACTACCTCCATATTCAAAACAGTCTGAGTGGTTCTCTGCTATCCTGAATCCAGGGCCACATGGAAGCAGGACCCTACAGAGGCAGGAAGCACCCCCCACAGCATACACCCCACACCCAAATATCAGGGCCGTCCCTGCAGGCCCTGTGCACGCAGACAGATACACCCAGATTCCTGCAGAAAGGCCAGTGCACACGTACACACGTGAATGTGAACACATGACACAGCATGCTGACAGCTGTACCCTCCCAGCACCACGAGAGTCTCCTCAggataattatttattattcatagtCATCAGCATCTTCATTAATTATTCATATGATCCTTAATTATTATCCTTAACAATAAGAGCAGTAAATAGCAGAAAAGTCCTTGAGGTGCCTAAGGCCCAGGGCCGGGTGCCTCCGGGCAGTTAGACCAGCTACTGCCCCCAGGGCAGTGGGGGGACCACAGACCCCCATCCACtgcccagccccgcccctgcccctcccactggGGTCCAGGGGACACAGGAGGAGATGGTCCccgagggctgggggaggggccctgCCTTCTCGTTCCTCTCCCCTCTGCAGCCAGGGCCTCCCGGGCAGGCCTTGAGGGGAGGGGCCCAGGCAGTGCACTGAACCCTGGGTGAGCCACGTGTCCACAGTGGGCAGCCCCACTAACTGCCCGGGTCTGAGCCGTGTCTgtgcaggggctgggaggtgagggcCCCCAGCTGGCCCGGCAGGGAGAGGCGTCGAGTGGGGCCGTCTTGGGGAAGCTCTGGGGCCCCCGGAGGGAGCTCCTCGCACGCCATGAACTGGGAAACCTGCAAAGACCACAGAGCGTGAGAGGCAAGGAGCCCGcagaaggggaggaaggggctggaggggcGGTCAGAGGACAAAGAGGGTCCAGAGAACCAGGTGACAGAGGACAGGAGGACagaagaggggaaaaggagatAGGCCAAGGCAGAGCAGGCCTCAGACCACAAAGGCAAGGGGCTGAGATCGGAAGTAGAGAAATGTGTTCTCAGTGGGCAAGAGCCACCCCGGGCAGCTGGGAGCCGTGGGAGCTCCCACTCGATACAGGGGAGAACTCGAGGCCACAgccacctccttccccaggggATGCAGGAGCTCAATCCACACCCAATCCGGAATAAGGGGCCCTGAATTGGGACAAAAGCtaggacagaaagagaaacaagcctTCTTCCTCCAATCTAGAAAGAACTCGGGGACCTAGAAACAGAGGCGGGCTGGCAGCCAGGCCCCGGAAGGCCAGGGAGAGTGCCAGGGCAGGCGGGAGGGGGTTTGTGGGTGCTGACGAGTCTGCTGTGAGATCTCTGCGGGGGAGGCTGTGAAGGGAGACTGGCACATTTGCTGACGTGGGCCCTGGTGTCTGCAAACAGGAGCAGGCAGCATATGGGAGGGGGAGCAGATGCCAGAGGAAGGGGGGAGCAGATCCCAGGCCCCTCTCGTAGCCAGAGGAGCCCCCTTCTCAGGGTCCAGACACAGCTGTCAGGGGGCCAGGAGCCCGCATGTCCACTCAGGAGAGGACAAGGGGCCACAGAGGCCCATCTCcggcaggaggagagagatgcgGGCACCACCCTGGGGCTTAGCCAAGCCCGCACGACAGCCCTGCAAAGCGGCCAGCATGAGCAATTGGTGGGCAGCAGAGTCAGAGCGGGGGTACCAGTCACAGCAGGCACCTGGGACCCTGTCCCAAGGGTGTGCTGGCACACGGCACCCACTACCACGCCTCAGGGTCAATCAGTCCCCTCCTTGGAGACCACTGGCAGCCATGACACAGGCCCCATGAGTAGATCTGCCATTCAGGTGACACTAGAGGAACACACCCAGCTGTCTGGGGGCTTTGGTTTGGGGGCTTTCCTGCCTTGTCCTGTGGTCCTGTGCCCCTAGCTCCTGAAGCAGCCCTCCTCTAGGAGCACagcctgggaggagggcaggaatgGGGGGCAGGTGgacagaggggaggctggggcccagggccACAAAGAAAGGACAGCAAAGCAGATTTGCGGAGTGGAATCGGGGCggagaaggcagggctgggtgCCAGGGCGGGAGGGGGCTTTGGGACTTACCTGAGAAAGCGAGTCCAGGGTGAGAGTGGGGATGGGGCTgacaggcaggagaggggaggtggaggtggggccgGGCCCCGGGGTGGTCACAGCACTGTAGGCTGGAGGGACCAGTGTCATCTGTCTCTGCAGTAGCTGCAGGACGGtggccatgtctgcactcagccGCGTCTCCAGCCTGGGGCAACAAGGAGGAGGACGCTCTGGGTCTCGGGGAAGTGGACATATCAGTAACTGTGACTTCAGGACCACCCCATGGACGGACAGCTGGTCAACCCCAGACACTCTTCATTTTAGGTGTGACAGCCCCCAGCTCAGTTCTGAATGGAAGGAGAGGGTCAAGCTGCCAGACACACAGATAGGCCTACCCAGAGCTGACACTCTCCCTTCACCCCACAATACTGCCAGAAACCCATAGATCGCACACCACCTTACCAGACCCTCCCCCTCGACACACACAGCTGGGGGCTAAGCTGGATCCCTGGGGTCGCCCTCACCTGTTAAGCTGCCTCTGAAGGGCGTCCAGCCTGCTCTCCACATCGCCCCGGGGCCGCCGGCCAGGGCTGGAAAGAGGGATGttgaggaggctgggggcaggggcggggcagcGAGGCAGCTCCTGGTACTGGCGGCCCCGACTATCCCCCCAGAAGCTGAAGATGTTGGACACTCCCGAGAAGGCGCCTGGAGCCAGAGAGCTGGGTTGAGACCCCGGAGAGACCCCACGCCTGCCCGCCCGCCAGCCTGGGGCAGCCTCACTCTACCTGACAGCGGGTTACATGTGTCACTGCTCTTCTCGCAGTCCTCAATCAGGGGCTCCCCACCCGGCGGCTCTCcggggggcctggggctggagaaGGGCACCAGGCGGAGGGGGCTGGAGCTGCGGCCTGGGCCCTCATCCTCACTGCTCTCAGGGCTGGAGGGGCCACTGGACGGGCTTTCCCCCCACGGGCCCCCTGGCCGGCCCCGGCTACTGGGCCCtgcccccgcccggcccggccccaaGGCCGACACCTCCCCTGGCTGTTCCGGGTCTGTGGGAAACAGAGAATGGGCctcagagagggcagggggcagagaggcagggagagcagaggagcggaggggagggcaggggaggggaggtgatGGAGCAGGCCTGCAAGAGGACTGTGGCAGGAGGGCCTGGTTTGTCCCCATTGTTGCGTCTATCTTTCATCGACCCTCAAGCGGACTGAGAACTCCCGGGAGTGGGACCGGGTCGTCTCCGATCGCTGGCCACCCAAGCACCGGCAGTGGCACTGCTGGGCGGCGCTCTCTGGGACCCCTGGGCCCTCAGTCCCCGTTGCTGGCCCCCTTGCCCTCTTTGGTCCTTTCTCTTGTCCCCTGATCAGTTCAAGGCAGCGCCCACCAGGACGTCAGCCCTGTAAGGACCAAAGAAACTTAGGTATGCCCCTGCCCTAGAGGGCAGAagagggcttccaggaggaggagacagTTCAAGTGAACCTGAAAGGATGGGCAGCGTTTAGACAGCTGGGGTGAGGGGTGCGGGGCACTGAAGGTAGGCGCACGAATGTCTGTGGAGCCTGGGTGGAGCAGATGCGGCTGACCCGgggctccaccctcctccccgcctcctcTGGACCACCCCTTTGGCCCCGTCCCGCTCACCGGCACCGCCCACCCtatcccctccccttccccccatcccctcccctccccccctcaCCCTTGTCGGTGCGTCTGCGGAAGGACAGCTTGCGCTTGCGTTGCCGGTTGAAGCCGCCCTCCAGCTCTGTGCTGCCGGGAGAGCCGGGGATCATGTTGGTCTGGAACCAAGAGCGGTGTCAGGGCCCTTCGGCCCTGCCAGGTGGGGCCCAAAGCCCCtcataagcacagagaaggtgGGGCTGGCAGCTCCCGCTCCGGGGaagcctccctctgccccaggacGAGGGTTGAGGCTGAGGCTGGGACTTTCACAACCTTGTCTGAGGCAGGGAAACGGCCCGAGGGGAGGGCGCACAGAGAAGGGGCAGCCACCCAGGGTGCAGACCGCGGGGTCAGCCCACTCACGTCTCGAAGGTTGAAGGTGATCTCCAGGCTGGACCAGAAGTGGTCGGAGAACTCGGGGTACATGTCCAGCACCTCCAGCAGGTCGTCCCGGTGGATCTTGTGCAGGTCGCAGTAGGTGAGGGCCCGCACATCCCCATTGGACTTGCCAGGCCGCGCATACAGGTTCAGAGGCTCTCCGAAGATGTCATTCTTCCCTGGAGGCCACCGAGAGGGGGGCTCAGCCCCTGGGGCGGCAGAGGCAGCAGGCTCCTGTCTTCCAGGCATTCTCACCCCAGGCCCGGCGCCTCCCCTCAATCTCGTCACCCAccggccagccccagccccattcCCGCCCCCCTACAAAGGCAGGACCACGTAGCCAGCAGAGCCCTGTTGGTAAAGAGCAGGGAACCTCCCATCTTTGTGCCTCCAGCTCCTGGAACCAGCCAGCGGCACCAGCCTGCGTTCCCCACCCTGCCCATGGCCCTGGCTCCCCTGGGTTCTAACTCGACTTCTACCCCCAAACCCCACATCCCAAACACCCTCCTGGCCAACCACTGCACTCTCATAAATAGTGTTCTTCAAACTACAGATCATAACACAGTAGTGAATCAAGACCagcattttgtttactgaaagaaaataggaTAGCATAGCTTAGCACAACACAGAACAGAAAACACCAGAAGGCACCATGTGTAGTAGGGCCAAGTGTTATGTGGTGAAACTAGTTTTAGCTGTGTTTGGGGGTGTTCGTGGAGCGAGGGTATGTGTTCTTActgaactgagaaataaaaacctaaaaggaCCCCCCATGACACATCTGCCCTAAGGTGTACAGGGTCAAGGGAAAGACAGAGAGCAGGACATCCCCTGCCCAGGCACACCTGCCCAGGTGCACAGGTAGGgcggaaaggaagggagggaaggcgGGGAGGGGCAGGACTCCCTTTGCTTTGGAGATGACGAGGGCCAGGCTTGGCTGTATCGCAGGAGGCTGTAGGGAACTTCGAATTTCCTTAGTAAAATCAGAGGCACAGCCTCCCTCCACTGCCCACCTTGAAGCATCTGGATTTGGTCCTGTTTTAAGGAAGCAAGAGTGTCGCTGCCTGGGGGGAGATCCCGAAAAGAGGCAGAATCTGGGAGCCCCCAGAGGTTAGCAGCCCCACCCCGTGTGCGGCTCCTTCTCACTGCCCCCCGTGGAGGGCCTGAGCTGGGGTGAATTAAAAGAGCCCAAGGTCTCTGCAGGCAGTCCCGGGTCCACAGCCCCAGTGGCTGTGTCCTCAGAGGGCTCGGATGTCTCCAGGCCATGGCGGGCAtttccagcccagggcctggtccCTGCCGTACCCAGGATGGCCACGACGACATCGCCCCGCAGGATCTCGATGGAGCCCCGGGAGATGAAGTAGAGGGCGGTGAGCAGGTCCCCGGCGTGCACCAGCGTGTCCCCTGGCGGTGCGTGTGTCGTCTTGAACTTCATGGCCAGGGCCCGCAGGCAGCCTTTGGTGGCCCCTCGGAAGGGCTTGCAATGTTGCAGCAGCGAGCGGTTCAGGTGCAGGCAGATGTCTGCCTGCAGGCACTCCGGGAAGCCCTTCAGcacctgggggaggtggggcggCTCAGCACGCCCTCCCCTGGAACCCACTCCCACACCCCGCCCCAGAGGAGGCCCTGGGACGAGCATGGGGGGTCCAGTGTGGAAGGGAGGGATCTGGGTGCCCATTCCATCTCCACCCCTTCTAGCCGTGCACCCTTGGGGATGACACCTCACTGCCCTAGACCTCCATTTCCTTATGTTTAAGGTGTGGGGACCAATTCCTGCctggggctgttgtgaggattaaacgcaTCACCCATACGCAAGGGCCTGATCTGGCCTGCCCCAAAGTGAGAGCTCTCCCAGTAAATGAGCTCCATTAGCAAAAGGAGGGTAACAGCTCTCAGGGTGTTTGTAAGCACTAACTGTGACCACCTGAACCACAGTGTGATGCTGGGAGGGGAGACATGTTCACTGCATGACCCCAATCCCTCCAGCCCCCCAGCAGCCCATCACGCGGCCCAGTGGCCTCACCGCGTTCATGTCGATGCCGTTGGTGTAGGACCAGGCGTGCTGGAAATACTCCTCAAGGCGCTGGCGCAGCGGGTTAGGGATCTGGTGGAAGCGGATGAACTCCCGCACCCGGAGCATTTGCGTGTGGTAGCGGGCTGTGCCCGAGTATAGCCGCTGGATGATGGCTGACACGTTGCCAAAGATGCTGGCGTACatgagggctgggggcaggggcgaGTGGGGCCGTCAGCATCAAAGGGACCCCGCCGGCCCCTGCACCCAGTCAATGACACACGCAGTCACGTCTCAGTGTAAGCACACAAACGAGATGCACAAACACAGAAGCCCAGGCACACACGCCCCAGGACTCTGCCTTGTGCCTCTTCCCTGGCATCCTGGCTCCCAACACGCCACGATGGTGGCCTCTGGCATCTCTAAGTCCCAAGAGCCCACTCCAGCCCCTCTGgcatcctccccaccctccaccttgGGCTCTTCCCAGACCCGGTGCCACTCTCCCCCGCCCACCCGGATGGGCACACTCACAGCCAATGAGCATGACACAAATGGAGAAGATCTTCTCTGAGTTGGTGTTGGGGGAGACATTGCCGAAGCCCACGCTAGTGAGGCTGCTGAAGGTGAAGTAGAGGGCCGTGACATACTTGTCCTTGATGGAGGGGCCACCCAGGCCACTGCTGTTGTAGGGCTTGCCGATCTGGTCGCCCAGGTTGTGCAGCCAGCCGATGCGGGAGTCCATGTGCGGCTGCTCCATGTTGCCGATGGCGTACCAGATGCAAGCCAGCCAGTGCGCGATGAGCGCAAAGGTACACATGAGCAGGAAGAGCACCGCTGCCCCGTA contains the following coding sequences:
- the KCNH2 gene encoding voltage-gated inwardly rectifying potassium channel KCNH2 isoform X4; amino-acid sequence: MFILNFEVVMEKDMVGSPARDTNHRGPPTSWLATGRAKTFRLKLPALLALTARESTVRPGGAGSTGAPGAVVVDVDLTPAAPSSESLALDEVTAMDNHVAGLGPAEERRALVGPGSPPACAPIPHPSPRAHSLNPDASGSSCSLARTRSRESCASVRRASSADDIEAMRTGLPPPPRHASTGAMHPLRSGLLNSTSDSDLVRYRTISKIPQITLNFVDLKGDPFLASPTSDREIIAPKIKERTHNVTEKVTQVLSLGADVLPEYKLQAPRIHRWTILHYSPFKAVWDWLILLLVIYTAVFTPYSAAFLLKETEEGPPATDCGYACQPLAVVDLIVDIMFIVDILINFRTTYVNANEEVVSHPGRIAVHYFKGWFLIDMVAAIPFDLLIFGSGSEELIGLLKTARLLRLVRVARKLDRYSEYGAAVLFLLMCTFALIAHWLACIWYAIGNMEQPHMDSRIGWLHNLGDQIGKPYNSSGLGGPSIKDKYVTALYFTFSSLTSVGFGNVSPNTNSEKIFSICVMLIGSLMYASIFGNVSAIIQRLYSGTARYHTQMLRVREFIRFHQIPNPLRQRLEEYFQHAWSYTNGIDMNAVLKGFPECLQADICLHLNRSLLQHCKPFRGATKGCLRALAMKFKTTHAPPGDTLVHAGDLLTALYFISRGSIEILRGDVVVAILGKNDIFGEPLNLYARPGKSNGDVRALTYCDLHKIHRDDLLEVLDMYPEFSDHFWSSLEITFNLRDTNMIPGSPGSTELEGGFNRQRKRKLSFRRRTDKDPEQPGEVSALGPGRAGAGPSSRGRPGGPWGESPSSGPSSPESSEDEGPGRSSSPLRLVPFSSPRPPGEPPGGEPLIEDCEKSSDTCNPLSGAFSGVSNIFSFWGDSRGRQYQELPRCPAPAPSLLNIPLSSPGRRPRGDVESRLDALQRQLNRLETRLSADMATVLQLLQRQMTLVPPAYSAVTTPGPGPTSTSPLLPVSPIPTLTLDSLSQVSQFMACEELPPGAPELPQDGPTRRLSLPGQLGALTSQPLHRHGSDPGS
- the KCNH2 gene encoding voltage-gated inwardly rectifying potassium channel KCNH2 isoform X1, whose product is MPVRRGHVAPQNTFLDTIIRKFEGQSRKFIIANARVENCAVIYCNDGFCELCGYSRAEVMQRPCTCDFLHGPRTQRRAAAQIAQALLGAEERKVEISFYRKDGSCFLCLVDVVPVKNEDGAVIMFILNFEVVMEKDMVGSPARDTNHRGPPTSWLATGRAKTFRLKLPALLALTARESTVRPGGAGSTGAPGAVVVDVDLTPAAPSSESLALDEVTAMDNHVAGLGPAEERRALVGPGSPPACAPIPHPSPRAHSLNPDASGSSCSLARTRSRESCASVRRASSADDIEAMRTGLPPPPRHASTGAMHPLRSGLLNSTSDSDLVRYRTISKIPQITLNFVDLKGDPFLASPTSDREIIAPKIKERTHNVTEKVTQVLSLGADVLPEYKLQAPRIHRWTILHYSPFKAVWDWLILLLVIYTAVFTPYSAAFLLKETEEGPPATDCGYACQPLAVVDLIVDIMFIVDILINFRTTYVNANEEVVSHPGRIAVHYFKGWFLIDMVAAIPFDLLIFGSGSEELIGLLKTARLLRLVRVARKLDRYSEYGAAVLFLLMCTFALIAHWLACIWYAIGNMEQPHMDSRIGWLHNLGDQIGKPYNSSGLGGPSIKDKYVTALYFTFSSLTSVGFGNVSPNTNSEKIFSICVMLIGSLMYASIFGNVSAIIQRLYSGTARYHTQMLRVREFIRFHQIPNPLRQRLEEYFQHAWSYTNGIDMNAVLKGFPECLQADICLHLNRSLLQHCKPFRGATKGCLRALAMKFKTTHAPPGDTLVHAGDLLTALYFISRGSIEILRGDVVVAILGKNDIFGEPLNLYARPGKSNGDVRALTYCDLHKIHRDDLLEVLDMYPEFSDHFWSSLEITFNLRDTNMIPGSPGSTELEGGFNRQRKRKLSFRRRTDKDPEQPGEVSALGPGRAGAGPSSRGRPGGPWGESPSSGPSSPESSEDEGPGRSSSPLRLVPFSSPRPPGEPPGGEPLIEDCEKSSDTCNPLSGAFSGVSNIFSFWGDSRGRQYQELPRCPAPAPSLLNIPLSSPGRRPRGDVESRLDALQRQLNRLETRLSADMATVLQLLQRQMTLVPPAYSAVTTPGPGPTSTSPLLPVSPIPTLTLDSLSQVSQFMACEELPPGAPELPQDGPTRRLSLPGQLGALTSQPLHRHGSDPGS